A part of Aspergillus flavus chromosome 5, complete sequence genomic DNA contains:
- a CDS encoding putative ribonucleotide reductase small subunit RnrA (ribonucleoside-diphosphate reductase small chain) — protein sequence MSAQVTPSKQAASSFENLKMSDSPVKKLNFEAAGKENAPSSLQIIDVPATKTTVEKPTEVSSKIASIKEMEANEPLLQENPHRFVLFPIKYHEIWQMYKKAEASFWTAEEIDLSKDLHDWHNRLNDDERFFISRVLAFFAASDGIVNENLLERFSGEVQIPEARCFYGFQIMIENIHAETYSLLIDTYIKEPKQRTYLFDAIDTIPCIRKKADWAIRWIQDQESTFGQRLVAFAAVEGIFFSGSFASIFWLKKRGLMPGLTFSNELISRDEGLHTDFACLLFSHLNNRPDPQIVEDVIVEAVSIEKEFLTDALPCALLGMNSNLMCQYIEFVADRLLVALGNNKYFNATNPFDFMDNISLAGKTNFFEKRVGDYQKAGVMASTKKEAKQEESSGSAGGLSFDEDF from the exons ATGTCCGCGCAGGTCACTCCCTCCAAGCAG GCTGCATCCTCTTTCGAGAACCTCAAGATGAGCGATTCACccgtcaagaagctcaatTTCGAAGCTGCAGGCAAGGAGAACGCTCCTTCGTCTCTCCAGATCATCGACGTGCCCGCTACCAAGACCACCGTTGAAAAGCCTACCGAAGTCTCCTCCAAGATTGCTAGCATCAAGGAAATGGAAGCGAACGAGccccttcttcaagagaaCCCTCATCGCTTCGTTCTGTTCCCCATCAAGTATCATGAG ATCTGGCAAATGTACAAGAAGGCCGAGGCCTCTTTCTGGACCGCCGAGGAAATTGATCTTTCTAAGGATCTTCACGACTGGCACAACCGCCTGAATGATGACGagcgcttcttcatctctcgCGTACTTGCCTTCTTTGCTGCCTCCGACGGCATTGTCAACGAAAACCTGCTCGAGCGTTTCAGCGGAGAGGTGCAGATCCCTGAGGCTCGTTGCTTCTACGGTTTCCAGATTATGATCGAGAACATCCACGCTGAGACCTACTCTCTTCTGATTGATACCTATATCAAGGAGCCCAAGCAGCGCACCTACCTTTTTGACGCCATTGATACCA TTCCTTGCATTCGTAAGAAGGCTGACTGGGCTATCCGCTGGATCCAGGATCAGGAGTCGACCTTCGGTCAGCGTCTCGTGGCCTTCGCCGCTGTTGAGggtatcttcttctccggatCCTTCGCCTCTATCTTCTGGCTGAAGAAGCGTGGCTTGATGCCCGGTCTTACATTCTCCAACGAGCTTATCTCTCGTGATGAGGGTCTCCACACTGACTTTGCTTGCCTGCTCTTCTCGCACCTGAACAACCGCCCCGACCCTCAGATTGTGGAGGACGTTATCGTGGAAGCTGTCTCCATTGAGAAGGAGTTCCTGACTGACGCTCTTCCTTGCGCTCTTCTTGGCATGAACTCCAACTTGATGTGCCAGTACATTGAGTTCGTCGCCGACCGTCTCCTGGTCGCTCTTGGCAACAACAAGTACTTCAATGCCACCAACCCATTTGACTTCATGGACAACATCTCCCTGGCCGGTAAGACCAACTTCTTCGAGAAGCGTGTCGGTGATTACCAGAAAGCTGGTGTGATGGCCAGCACcaagaaggaagccaagcaGGAGGAGAGCTCCGGCAGCGCTGGCGGCCTCAGCTTCGACGAGGACTTCTAA